The sequence below is a genomic window from Macadamia integrifolia cultivar HAES 741 chromosome 1, SCU_Mint_v3, whole genome shotgun sequence.
tctctctctctctctctctctctctctctctctctctctctctctctctctctctctctctctctctctctctctctctctctctctctactatttttttttcttcttcttcttccccacccTTACCGAGTTCTTAGTATCTTCTCCGCCGAACTCTTCTGATCAACAGCGACTTTCTGATGAACTCTTTCAGCCTGGAAATATGAGGTTTGAAAAACCCTTCCATCTACACTCTTCCTTAGGCCAACCCCTAAGGCCTACCCATTACGTACAATTATTTCCATCTATACCTTTTGTGTTTAttcccacctccccactcaccAACCCACCCCTTCAACTGATACTCATATCAACTCCTATTAAGATCTCTATACCAGATATGGTGAAACAAAAGCAACCGATCATAGTTACTGCCCCTGTTTCCACCCTAATTCTACCAAacccccaaaaccaaaccgtcTTTGTTCCTCTGGCAGGGGTGCTGATTCAATTACAATGGCTTCAACTGAAGTTGTAGTTAGCACAAACTCACCATTTTTGACTGTGGCTCAGCGTGCCTGCTGAGGTTCTCCCTCTATTCTCAGTGAAGAACAACTTTGGATGAAACCTTGTAGACAATTGGCTACATCTCTCGTCAGACTGGTGGTGAACTCCCCTTTCCAGGCAAAAGAAGATTTAAGAGATCGATTGGTGTCCTTATGGGAGTCCAAGGGACCGGCGTTCTTATGCTGCATGGATGATGGGACCTTCTTTCTTGATTTCTGCAATGTGGAAGCCAAAATCTTAATCTTAGCCTACACTCCATGGTGGTGTGATAAGCATCTTCTACAGCTGGGTGTCCATAGTCTTGATGTTGAACAATCCATTAAAGAAAACCATTCCTATGTAGATACAAGTCTCAAAAACCCCTCTTAAAGCTTTCTCCTACCATAGTATAAGATCTGTTGTGTTGTATCGGTAAGGTCTTGGATTTCAACCTCAACCTGAGGGAGTTGGGGCTCCCTGTTGACACTGCAAGAATCAAAGTTTCTTTCAAAAAACACTGCCCTTTCTGTCTTAGCTCAAAAGTTAACCTCCCAGATGGGTCGTCACCTATGGGCCTGTGCTTGGCTTTCTCTCAGACAAATGACCAGAAAATATCCCTCCCTTTCTTTGGTCCAACTACAAAACCTTTGTTGGTGAATAAGTGTCTTCTCCCCTCCATTAATCACTATATTGGCACAACGGTGCTAGGTTCTAATGTATTTATACCGGTAATGTCGATTGGTGGTATTGAGTCGCATACATAATCTTTATTTTCGGTTGCTGCAAATGCATATGAGCAGCCCAATATCACCAATACGGTTGGTGTAGGGGATAGTAAAGATACTTTGTGTCACCCTTTGCCTGATTCTAATGAAAACAATGTCCCATCTCCAAAGTTTGATGAAACTTTCTAGCTGCAACAACACTTCTCAATGGGCCCGAAAGGCTTCCCACAATGTGGTCCCTCATTGGAAACCCAAGCTGAATCACACCATATGTCAACAATGGAGCAAATGATCCAACTCAACAACAGTTCTGATCATCCCCAGCAAGTGGCGATACCACTAACGGGTTCAGGGAGTCTTACCAGAGCCATTGATGCCACAAGAGCCACTGCTTCAAGGCCCACATCTCCTACCCCTATCAACTCATCCATCCCGTTTCAAGCACCAACATCCATTCCAAACCACATTGACTCACCATCGGTTCGTTTTAATCGAACCAAGAATATTACTATACAATACATTTTCAATCAAGCTGAATGATCACCCCAAGATAACCACCCACCCTATGAGTCTGACGATGTTCCTAGGGGCCGAGCCTGTAAAAGAACCAAAATAGATCTGCCAGAGGAGCCACATATCTCTAGTCTAGAAACACAAACCTCATTCCcaatcaattttttgaaaaattccgAGCGAGGGAAGTAACTGCTGATTAAGATTCTCACCAGGAAGAGGATGGCAATCATAACCAACCTTATCTTGGGGAATCGTCAAATGGAAGAGAGGCTGGGGAGATACTACAGAACCGAGAAAAAGTGGTGAAAGCAGCATCAAGAGTGCTGTTATCCGGTGATTCCGGTCTACGGAGAGCAAGGACGGAGGAGTGGAAAGTGGAACTGATTTGGAGTGATAAAGGAGTACTTAGTTGCTTTTTGGaggggaaaaggaagaaaactaTGAAAACTTAGCATTGGGTAGCTATACCTATATATGTGGAACTAAACCAGTACTATTCGTACTAACAAAAGACAGTACCTATGTAGCTAAGGTTAAGGACTTGGCTAAAATGGCCAGGATTAACAAACAATCTCTAACTATTTCGGATATGTTGTAAATATTTTACTATCTATTTTGctttgaataataataataataataataataataataataataataataataataataataataaaaacttcCATACCAAGGTTTAGGATGATATTAGTCCAAGTGTTAATTACACGACCTTGCCTGTCTCCTACAGATtggttgaaattgaaatcattgTGGTTAAAAACCATTGTACTAATCCTAAGCAGTGAACTGGATATACTCCATGCCAAGTAGCTAGGAAGAAATGTAGAGAACGATAATTGTTGAAATGAGCATACATATTGGAAGATCAATCGGCCAAAATAATCATGAGCAACTACGATATTctaagtttcttcctctttaCCGAATTTGTAACCTTCATTAGTCATTACATAAGCAAAAAGAAGTTCAATCGGTTAGCTTATTTTAAGAAATTGAAGTCATTGCTTTTTCTATTGCGTAATCATAGACGGAATCATCTCGGGGGGCTTGGACTTAAACCTAGCTCATATGAATTCCCAAAGTGGTCCAGTTGACCTTACTGAATTAATACACTTTATcttatagggaaaaaaaaaggttttatcCATTTTGGAAAAAAGGAAGGTGTCTTTTGCTCTGCTAGTTTGGAAATTGATTGGTTTATACTTAATACATCTCTCTTGTAACCTTATCTCTGGGATTTAGAACAGAGAATTTGGAATCAACCTCAAATTTGGATCTATAGGATTAACAATGAGGTACGACCTTTCCTcttcaatttaatttaatttctgtttatcattaaacactctctctctctctctctctctctctctctcagcccATCCGGCTTGGAGAACATGAAACCAGTGATAATGACAGGCTAAACACCTTACAATAGGAAAACTGTAGACGGCATTGTAAGAGGATGTATCCTTAGTCCTTCTGCCGTCAAATGGAAACAAAtcctagaaataaaaaaaataaaaagaaagaagaaaaacaccCTTTTGCCAATATTACTATTGTTCTTTTAAGCATGGGTTTGTTTTGAAACTGCTATAACGCCTATTGTTCATCATCTTCTATTGTCTTCATCCCTCGaaatcataaattaaaattttcttccaaaaaaagtAAAGCTTAACATTGGTAGCCCAAAATGGAAGACGAAAAAATTGTGAAAAGAGCCTTAAGGGAACATTTCGATTTTCCATCAAATGGGCTTTCCTCTTTCTTCAGCTTTGAATTTTCACTAGATGAAGAAATGGATTTGGTTCAAATGGCTAGTgagttcatatatatatatatatatatatatattttccccCACCTACAACCTGCTTTTCCGTTTTCAAACCTTATTccttcattttcttaacttGCAATTCCCTATGTGATTCTAAATCAATCCCTCCAGAAAACTGCCATGGGTCATCTCCTTGGCCTAAGAGTGGCTTCATGTTCATTTGCAGAAAGCTTTCCCTACTATGCATGCTTTTTCATGTTCCTTGAAACTATCCAAGATTCCTTATAGCTAGAGAAGGAATTTGCGAAACTCTGAACTctaagctcttttttttttggtagaaaaactCTAAGCTCTTGCAACAAGGGATAGTGACACAACATGGATGGAAAAGAAGATAGTATTCTGATTTCCTTGTCCTACCGTATTTCCCTTTGTATTTGTCTCTTGTAAATAGATGGGATACGGATCAAATTCAGATCGGATGTGTTCGGATCCGAATATTTCTTGACCAGATACGAATACCCCTAAAAGAATACGGATGCGAATCGAATTCagattttcaactatccatttacTTTCTGGCTTATGAAATATGgaccttcctcccccccccctagtgaatataatttgctcttaatccatctttctaagttgttttaattattttcctcattctctagaacatatttaagcttcaagaaccctcaaaatcattaattgattatttaatcggatCGAATAATTAATTTTCAAATAATTCGGATTTTAATCTAGATACCTTTTAACCGGATATAGATACCTCTAAACGAATACGAATGCGAATTCGAATTCAaattttgactatccatttatatccctaaaggttctctttggtatagtttatatttgtatttattttctgtttttaagaaatcatttgtgacaataaattatggatgaTAAATAATAATCTTTTGGTTACTATTCATATAATAGATTATACAATGAAAAATAAGTTTAGTATACCAATGTgcaaaataatttctttaatttttttatttttttatttctttcagtaattttatcaaacatgtGAGATGCACTGTACGCCCATTGCTGCCTTTGTAGCTCTTCCCATTGCTGCCCGTTTCAGCCCTAAAGCACCCATCGCTGCCCCTATAGCACTTCCCATTTCTACCTGCTTCAGCGCTCAACCACCGCCATCATAGAAAAACAAGATAATTCTTTTAAAGAGGAAGAACAATTAGAACATAAGCCCAAAATTAAGAGGATTGAAGcttctgagaaaaaaaaaatccagaacagAGCATATATTACAATTAAGGAAATTTTCAGATCAGAATCTTTTGTTGCATAGAGAAGAGGGAATTGCCATTGACATCAAGAAGAACACGACAATCACCAAGACTTAAAGAGGGTATCCTTTACTTTTAGATGATGTTGTTGCTGATGTCGGCGACGGCAAAATTGGCTTCACGGAGGGATAAAACCTTCCTCACGATGGTGAGATCTACAGGGTACGGGGCACAACAATGGTGACGGATTGGTTAACGGTGGATAGTTGGAGGGCTCAGCCATAGTCACGGCAGAGACAATACTAGACATATGGGTTTCTTATAATGTCAGGGGGGCAGGGTATAAAGGCCATGGTTTTTTATCTGAAATGAAGATATTTTGGGACATTGGTGAAGGATCTATGAGAGACTTCTGGTTCAGATTAAGATCCATCCTCGACTGGTAGCATAGGAATAAGATGGACCAGCTCTGTCGTTGTAGTATTCGTAAGGGCGGATTGTCCTTATCCCAGTTTTAAATTATGCATATTCTTGCACCCAAGTGCCCAACACTACTGCTTCAACTCTGCCATTACTTACACATATCACCCCTCCCGCACGCCTCCTGCAGAATGCAATCCCGGGAAGACTTTTCTATCCTTGATTTTCAGTAATTAGAACACGTGGCCATTAATTTCAGCAATTTGtggtttttaatttattttgatttattataaataaaaataaaatttataaattataccaaacacttataaaaatagaaataagataaataaatacaaatagaaatcaaagaaaatcttaattatatataattaaaataataaaattaaatccaACGATTTAAATCAAACTAATAACAATACCTActttcctccctacctactTCTTAATACAATTAcagtcccactcgaactcaaaaACCGATTTTGTTAGACAGCGCATGCCGCATAGGAAATCAGGAAGTCTAGTCACTTACGaaatcttttctcttttaaacGTTACCTTCCTCCTTGAACACAGTTTCCTCCCAAAGAAGCCAGCCTTTCTTTTAACTGCTCTGAGTCTCCAACCTTCCTACAATACTCAAGGGAGGTTCCAAGGTGAAGAAATAATGGTTTCAGACTCTAAACAGAAAAGACGGAGAAGCCGAAGGATTGCCCGTCTCCCTCAAGAACTTGTGACTGAGATTCTTCTCAGACTGCCTATAAGATCTCTGGTAAGGTCTAAATGTGTGTGCAAGGAATGGTTCACCCTCATCAATGACGACCCTCAATTTGCAAAATCTCAACTTCAACAATCTGCATCTGGGATCATCGGTGAATCATCAAAACCAGGCATCTTTTCCTACTTCAGCTTAGATGTTAAAAAGGAACAAATCGATTTCAACATCAGAGAAATCGTGAAGGATGATGTGACCCTTCAAGACTCCTGCAATGGTCTCCTGCTGTTAAAAAGAGAAAACTGTGTCGAGCAATACTATATCTGTAACCCTATAACCAAATGGTATTTGAAGCTTCCTCAATTTCTCTTCCTCGGTGACGATGACCAACATTGGTGGTCATCATTGGCTTACGacaattcaaatcaaaagtatAAGGTTGTGATCACTTATTGGAAGCCAGACAAGCTTCTCTATGACCCAATGTCATACAAGTGCGGGGTATTTACAATACTGGGCAACAaagatggtggtggtgatggtgatggcaGCAGCAGTGGATCTTGGAGAGAGTTGGACATACCAGCACCCTATGAGCTCGCACCGTGTTGCCCGTGTTTTGCCAATGGAGCTTTGCATTGGATGGCAAATGGAAGACCTGAAGATATGGATGAATACATCTTATTGATGGAACTTGCAAATGAGGAATTTAGAGTTATCAATAGCCCACTACCCCCAATAGAATGGCCTTCTGCTCTACTAAAGATGAAGGGTTCTCTATGTATTGCCCATTCAGTCTCTGATCAGCTGGACTTGTGGGTTTTGAATGATCATGTGAAGCAAAAATGGGTTAAGAAATTCAGTATCAATGTTGAAGTATTCGCAGGAAAAAATTCTTGGTTGTGCCCGTGTTTTGTGATGGGGAATCCTAGACCTGTGTTAACCTTCTTTTGTACCTTTAATGAGGACTATGCAATCTATGATCTGGATATTGGGCAGTTTAAGTTCGAGCGCAAGGGAATCGACATGGGAAGAAGTAGTATCATTGCTCATGTCAACAGCCTTATCAGCTGTTAATTTGTCAAACCTCTGTTCATGAATGTAGATTATCTAGtgtcttaatttttatttgcaATGAATACCATcctttctattgtttctagaaATTTTATATTCACATGCACTTTTATGCCAATTGATCATCTGAGCTTGGGTTCAGATTTATAGTTTGCAATTTGGCTTCTTGTAATAAAGAGAGTTTGCTCTATATCTAAAAAAGGGCGAAGCCGcttcgcggagaggctgttttctGTCTTGAACCCATGACAATTAGGTCACAATAGAGCAACCTTACTACACTAAGGCCCACCCTCAATGCAAAATTCAGTTCTGCACAAACAGTCATTGGGtggatgagacagaggagaaACCCATGCATGGATTCATAACTTGATCAGACTGTGTAGATCACTTTCCATGGAGGTTTACACAAACCTTGGCCTTTGAACCAACCTAATACGGCAGTTAAATTCTTGCCATAGTATAAAATATGTAACAGCGGTTTCAGGAAACTGCAACCATAGCTACACCAATTCCGGCGGTTTTCTGTAACTGCTGCAGCATgcttttagtgtttttttttttttttggttttaggtcTAGTAGGGGAGGTTTTCCCtgccaccatcaccaccaccatacCTCCGCCCTGTGCCACCCCTAGCACCAGCAGGGCAATACATTGGGTCTAAGCTCAAATCTATCTTATCAGAAGGTTGCTAAAAATTTCAAAAGCTAACTCCAATTCTATGAGCTGATTCATATAGGTAGAGCATTTCCCCATATCATAAAAAGTCTGTCGACAACATGGATGAGTGGCCTACACAGGCTTCAAACAGGCTCACTAAGAACTCTGTACTAGTCAACTAGTGGCACTACATAGTCCCTTACTGACAGCATGTTTGATACTAGTCCTACGAATGTGATGCAACAAGGCAGATTACCTGTtatagagagaagaagatgaagttcccATAAAGGGAATATCCATAGGTAGTTTAGATGTATGGCACCCTAAGAGTGCAACCTAAATGTGGTTTGAGAGAGTACATCAAATTGGCCAAAGGCTACTATTAGTAAGCTCAATTGATTGTGCTAGTAATCAGTGAAAGATACAGTGTTTGTTTGAATCTCAAATTGGCCAAAGGCTTACTATTAGTAAGCTCAATAACTGATCTATGGCAGTAACTATTTCCAACTGATCAAGCTATTTGCATAAGCAACAGGGTTGACATAGGGTGATGGTCAAGCTTTTGGAGCTTCAAATTGTGCAAATCCAGCTTCTCTTCGATGGTCCCAAGACTCCCAACCAAAAGAGAAAGTCTTTAATCTTTTTCAATTGTTGGATAAAGTGGAATGCTGCATTTCTTGGTCCATTCATGTTTACCCAAATCTGCTGAAGTTAAAACCCACAAATCCAATTGATAGGGACTGAAAGGATCATCAATACACAGAGATTCGTCGATCTCTACTGAACTGTAACACCTTACCTATGATGGGTGCATGGGTGGGGAGACCAGTAGCTCTGAATTCCCCACTTTCAAGTCCCATTGAGATGTCCCAATAATCTGAAGAGTCTTCATTCCATCATTCCAATAAAGAGCTGCATTCAAGGAAGGTCGCCGGCACTTACATGAGGAGCAGTTGTGTTGGGGCAGGTCCAACCCCTCCAGGAGCCATTGCTGCCCAATGTAAATCTTGTATTTGCCGATCAACTTACAACAAAATGATATCGAAATAGTACTATGTTTCCCACATTAGTTGGATCTAGAGGAAGTACATTGATTAACTTGGCCTTCAGACATTCATTTTAAGTTTATAATAAGAACTCTTAAttctctgcttttttttttttttttttttttttttttttttttttttttctgaattgtGGCTCTCACTGCACTGGTGAATCGAAGTACAAGTATTTCTGAGGCCTTTTACAAATCGAGAATTCTTGCTCGTTTAAAcgcgtttttgctaacagtggtcCTGATAGCTGATCCAAGTACTGATGTACCATTCTCTAGATGCTCCAGACGGGGTTATGGTTGAAAAACACTGACCTTGGGTCATGGTTGGACCGGCCTGGGTTGAGGCTTAGGCACAACCTGGacctgatttatataatatacttTAGTACTGAAATCTTATTcttttattcagaataatgaaatttagtatttgattcttatggtcaagtgtcttgaacatctattattgtgttgtatttcataattttaattgtgtattgatcaGTTAGCTTGACCTtgtaaaaaatcagggccaaccCCACCTGATTAAGGTCAATTTGGGTTGAGTTGAGTTGGCAAACTTGGTAGGGTTGAGCCTAAGCATGGGCCATACAAGATTggattgggcctgggttgagttttgggaacCTAGTATTAGgctggggttttaagaaattggaccctatttcacccctactaTGGACACCATCCAAACTAGGGATGAAAGATCGGCCCTGACAACCTAAACCTAAACAGGGCTTAGGCCAAGTTTTTTAaccctgagggcgggttaggattgaaaaaccccaaccatgggtcagggttgggtctagctcgggttgaggcctcaacccaacCTGAAATTTAAccctaaaattttatattagaatttagggctcctattagtattttatttttttataatattttaatgTAAAGGAtatgagtggtaaaaaaaaGGTCAATCGAGATTAATTTAATCATTACaaaagccaaggtcaacccaactcAGCCCTACCAGACCCAACCTGGCCCTATTTGACCCTGTCAGGGTTAAAAAATAGGGCCAGGTTAGGTTAGGTTGGTATGAACCCAatagggttgggcctgaacATGAATCCAACAAGATTggattgggcttgggttgatTTTTGAGGACTCAGGCTTGggttaggattttaagaaactcggcccaacctaaccctgtttcacccctaatcCGAACCCGTTAGTCAAGCTCTCTTGAGTCTTGaccatggtgaaggaaaaccctatcctttgtttgtttgtttgtgttTTTTGGATCGGTTTGAATTAGATCGGTTATGGGATCAGTCTCAAGCTCAACCAATACCGATCCGATCTGATTTTTAGAACCATTTTCCCATCTCATTCGCGCATgtgtttcattatgatttccGTTTTTGAAACCTAAAATAGTATTTGGCCGTTTAGGTGGAATATCAGCAaagatattttcatattttgaaatttataagaatctttactattttttttgaCCGTTACTTTCCCTCTTGAACTCAAAACGATTTTATCAGACAGCGAAGGAAATTAGAAAGTCTTGTCCCTCACGAAATGTCTTTTTTTACCgttacttttcttcttgaaCTCAAATTCTTCCCCCAAAAGAAGCTGTCTTTCTTATTGCTCTGAGTCTCCAACCTTCCtaaaatactcaagaaaggatCCAAGCTGAGGAAACAATGGTTTCAGATGCTAAACGGAGAAGCCGACGGAGTGCCCATCTCCCTCAAGAGCTTGTTACTGAGATTCTTCTCAGACTGCCTGTAAAATCTCTGGTGAAGTTCAAATGTGTGTGCAAGGAATGGTTCACCCTCATCAACGACAACCCTCAATTTGCAAAATCTCAACTCCAGCAATCCAAATCTGCATCTGGGTTCATCTGTGAATCATCAAAACCAGGCATCCTTTCCTACTTCAACTTAGatgtagaaaaagaagaaatcgatttcaaaattgaaaaaatcgTGAGGGACATTGTGATCCATCGAGACTCCTGCAATGGTCTCCTCTTGTTACAGAAAAGGAACTCTATCCACCAATACTATGTCTGTAACCCAATCACCCATTGGCATTTCAAGCTTCCTAAATTCCTCCCCGGCAACAATGTCCAATATCTCTGTTCATCATTGGTATACGACGATTCAATTCACAAGTACAAGGTTGTAATCACCTTTAGGAAATCAGGAAAAACAGTCTTGAAGCCAGCAACGTACAAGTGTGGGGTATTTACAATACTGGGAAACAAACATGGTGGTTGCTGTGGATCCTGGAGAGAGTTGGAGATGCCGACCGCCTTTAGGGTTCTCACACGGTGTCAACCGCTTTCAGCGAATGGAGTTTTGCATTGGATGGCATATAGATTAGATCAGTTGGATGGATACATTTTATTGATGGACCTTGCAAGTGAGGAATTCAGAGTGATCAGTAGTCCAGTACCCCCAACAAGATGGCATTTGTTTCTAATGGAGATGAAGGGTTCTCTGTTACTTTCTAATCCAGTCTCTGATATTGAACTGGAATTGTGGGTTTTGAATGATCTAGTGAAGCAAGAATGGAGCAACAAATCTAGCATCAATATTGGATCATTCAAAGTCAAAGGTAAACCTTGTCCTGATAATTCTTGGATTTACCCACTTCTTGTGAGGGAGAATCCTACATCATCTGTGATAACCTTCCTTTGTAAATTTAATGAGGAATCGGTTATCTATGATTTGGATATCGAGCAATCTAAGGTGGAGAACAAGGGGATTGGCGTGAGAGGAAGTAGTGGGGTCATTGCTCATGTCAACAGCCTTATCAGTtgttaatttttcaaaatacttgTTCATTGGGGATGCTATTCTGTTTAACTGTAACAGATACACTGAgttttttatttctagaaaaTTTATATTCACAGTACTGCACTTTTACGCAGGTTGATCGTCTGTAGTTGAATTCAG
It includes:
- the LOC122072939 gene encoding F-box protein At5g49610-like, with translation MPHRKSGSLVTYEIFSLLNVTFLLEHSFLPKKPAFLLTALSLQPSYNTQGRFQGEEIMVSDSKQKRRRSRRIARLPQELVTEILLRLPIRSLVRSKCVCKEWFTLINDDPQFAKSQLQQSASGIIGESSKPGIFSYFSLDVKKEQIDFNIREIVKDDVTLQDSCNGLLLLKRENCVEQYYICNPITKWYLKLPQFLFLGDDDQHWWSSLAYDNSNQKYKVVITYWKPDKLLYDPMSYKCGVFTILGNKDGGGDGDGSSSGSWRELDIPAPYELAPCCPCFANGALHWMANGRPEDMDEYILLMELANEEFRVINSPLPPIEWPSALLKMKGSLCIAHSVSDQLDLWVLNDHVKQKWVKKFSINVEVFAGKNSWLCPCFVMGNPRPVLTFFCTFNEDYAIYDLDIGQFKFERKGIDMGRSSIIAHVNSLISC
- the LOC122083878 gene encoding F-box protein At5g49610-like, which gives rise to MVSDAKRRSRRSAHLPQELVTEILLRLPVKSLVKFKCVCKEWFTLINDNPQFAKSQLQQSKSASGFICESSKPGILSYFNLDVEKEEIDFKIEKIVRDIVIHRDSCNGLLLLQKRNSIHQYYVCNPITHWHFKLPKFLPGNNVQYLCSSLVYDDSIHKYKVVITFRKSGKTVLKPATYKCGVFTILGNKHGGCCGSWRELEMPTAFRVLTRCQPLSANGVLHWMAYRLDQLDGYILLMDLASEEFRVISSPVPPTRWHLFLMEMKGSLLLSNPVSDIELELWVLNDLVKQEWSNKSSINIGSFKVKGKPCPDNSWIYPLLVRENPTSSVITFLCKFNEESVIYDLDIEQSKVENKGIGVRGSSGVIAHVNSLISC